Proteins from one Juglans microcarpa x Juglans regia isolate MS1-56 chromosome 1S, Jm3101_v1.0, whole genome shotgun sequence genomic window:
- the LOC121246486 gene encoding (6-4)DNA photolyase isoform X1, whose amino-acid sequence MASGSGSLMWFRKGLRIHDNPALQYAAEGTKFLYPVFVIDPHYMEPDKNAFSLGSARAGLNRINFLLESLADLDSSLKKLGSRLLVLKGEPSEVLIRCLKEWEVEKLCFEYDTEPYYQALDFKVKNYASTAGIEVFSPVSHTLFNPTDIIQKNGGRPPLSYQSFVKLAGQPSSPLSHTLSSLPLVGDVGSCVISEVPTIKELGYVDIGQDECSPFRGGESEALKRLNEIKIDKEWVATFEKPKGNPSAFLKPATTVLSPYLKFGCLSCRFFYQCLQDVYKNVKRHTSPPVSLLGQLLWRDFFYTVAFGTPNFDQMRGNRICKQIPWNDDDELLTAWRDARTGYPWIDAIMVQLRKWGWMHHLARHSVACFLTRGDLFVHWEKGRDVFERLLIDSDWAINNGNWLWLSCSSFFYQYNRIYSPISFGKKYDPNGDYIRHFLPILKDMPREYIYEPWTAPLSIQTKAKCIIGRDYPKPVVLHDTASKECRRKMAEAYALNKDLNGMVSEEDIRNLRRKLKEDPEQEAKNKRIR is encoded by the exons ATGGCTTCAGGGTCGGGCTCACTCATGTGGTTTCGGAAGGGTCTTAGGATCCACGACAATCCGGCGCTCCAGTACGCCGCCGAGGGCACCAAATTTCTCTACCCTGTGTTCGTGATCGATCCGCATTACATGGAGCCCGATAAGAACGCTTTCTCTCTCGGGTCGGCGCGGGCAGGCCTTAACCGGATTAACTTCCTGCTCGAGAGCCTTGCGGATCTTGACTCGAGCCTGAAGAAGCTCGGGTCAAGGTTGTTGGTGTTGAAGGGCGAGCCGAGCGAGGTTTTGATTCGTTGCTTGAAGGAG TGGGAAGTAGAGAAGCTCTGCTTTGAATATGACACAGAGCCTTATTATCaagctttagattttaaagttAAG AATTACGCATCAACTGCTGGAATTGAGGTTTTCTCTCCTGTGAGTCATACGCTCTTCAATCCCACTGATATCATACAAAAG AATGGGGGAAGGCCACCTTTGAGCTATCAATCATTTGTGAAGCTTGCTGGACAACCCTCATCCCCACTCTCACATACACTTTCTTCTCTTCCACTTGTTGGGGATGTTGGAAGTTGTGTGATCTCGGAAGTCCCGACAATCAAAGAACTTGGTTATGTGGATATTGGACAG GATGAATGTTCTCCTTTTAGAGGTGGTGAATCGGAAGCATTGAAGAGgttgaatgaaataaaaattgacaaG GAGTGGGTTGCAACCTTTGAGAAGCCTAAGGGTAATCCCTCTGCATTTCTAAAGCCAGCAACAACTGTTCTATCACCTTATTTGAAA TTTGGATGTCTTTCTTGCAGGTTTTTCTACCAATGCCTTCAAGATGTATATAAAAATGTCAAAAGGCATACATCACCTCCAGTTTCTCTTCTTGGACAG TTATTATGGCGAGACTTTTTCTACACTGTGGCTTTTGGCACTCCTAATTTTGATCAGATGAGGGGTAATAGAATATGCAAGCAG ATACCttggaatgatgatgatgaactgCTGACGGCTTGGAGGGATGCTAGGACAGGATACCCTTGGATTGATGCTATTATGGTTCAG CTCCGCAAGTGGGGTTGGATGCATCATCTAGCACGGCATTCTGTAGCATGTTTTTTGACTCGTGGAGATCTG TTTGTTCATTGGGAAAAGGGACGCGATGTCTTTGAAAGGCTTCTGATTGATTCGGATTGGGCAATCAACAATGGAAACTGGCTATGGCTTTCCTGTTCGTCATTTTTTTACCAG TATAACCGTATCTACTCCCCAATCTCATTTGGAAAGAAGTATGACCCAAATGGTGATTATATCAGGCATTTTCTTCCCATATTGAAAG ATATGCCAAGGGAATACATATATGAGCCATGGACAGCTCCTCTAAGTATTCAGACTAAAGCTAAGTGCATAATTGGAAGAGATTATCCAAAGCCAG TGGTTCTTCATGATACTGCAAGCAAAGAGTGCAGGAGGAAGATGGCTGAAGCATATGCATTGAACAAAGACTTGAATGGCATGGTGAGTGAAGAAGATATTAGAAActtaagaagaaaattgaagGAAGATCCAGAACAGGaagctaaaaataaaaggataagataa
- the LOC121246486 gene encoding (6-4)DNA photolyase isoform X2, producing MASGSGSLMWFRKGLRIHDNPALQYAAEGTKFLYPVFVIDPHYMEPDKNAFSLGSARAGLNRINFLLESLADLDSSLKKLGSRLLVLKGEPSEVLIRCLKEWEVEKLCFEYDTEPYYQALDFKVKNYASTAGIEVFSPVSHTLFNPTDIIQKNGGRPPLSYQSFVKLAGQPSSPLSHTLSSLPLVGDVGSCVISEVPTIKELGYVDIGQDECSPFRGGESEALKRLNEIKIDKEWVATFEKPKGNPSAFLKPATTVLSPYLKFGCLSCRFFYQCLQDVYKNVKRHTSPPVSLLGQLLWRDFFYTVAFGTPNFDQMRGNRICKQIPWNDDDELLTAWRDARTGYPWIDAIMVQLRKWGWMHHLARHSVACFLTRGDLFVHWEKGRDVFERLLIDSDWAINNGNWLWLSCSSFFYQYNRIYSPISFGKKYDPNGDYIRHFLPILKVVLHDTASKECRRKMAEAYALNKDLNGMVSEEDIRNLRRKLKEDPEQEAKNKRIR from the exons ATGGCTTCAGGGTCGGGCTCACTCATGTGGTTTCGGAAGGGTCTTAGGATCCACGACAATCCGGCGCTCCAGTACGCCGCCGAGGGCACCAAATTTCTCTACCCTGTGTTCGTGATCGATCCGCATTACATGGAGCCCGATAAGAACGCTTTCTCTCTCGGGTCGGCGCGGGCAGGCCTTAACCGGATTAACTTCCTGCTCGAGAGCCTTGCGGATCTTGACTCGAGCCTGAAGAAGCTCGGGTCAAGGTTGTTGGTGTTGAAGGGCGAGCCGAGCGAGGTTTTGATTCGTTGCTTGAAGGAG TGGGAAGTAGAGAAGCTCTGCTTTGAATATGACACAGAGCCTTATTATCaagctttagattttaaagttAAG AATTACGCATCAACTGCTGGAATTGAGGTTTTCTCTCCTGTGAGTCATACGCTCTTCAATCCCACTGATATCATACAAAAG AATGGGGGAAGGCCACCTTTGAGCTATCAATCATTTGTGAAGCTTGCTGGACAACCCTCATCCCCACTCTCACATACACTTTCTTCTCTTCCACTTGTTGGGGATGTTGGAAGTTGTGTGATCTCGGAAGTCCCGACAATCAAAGAACTTGGTTATGTGGATATTGGACAG GATGAATGTTCTCCTTTTAGAGGTGGTGAATCGGAAGCATTGAAGAGgttgaatgaaataaaaattgacaaG GAGTGGGTTGCAACCTTTGAGAAGCCTAAGGGTAATCCCTCTGCATTTCTAAAGCCAGCAACAACTGTTCTATCACCTTATTTGAAA TTTGGATGTCTTTCTTGCAGGTTTTTCTACCAATGCCTTCAAGATGTATATAAAAATGTCAAAAGGCATACATCACCTCCAGTTTCTCTTCTTGGACAG TTATTATGGCGAGACTTTTTCTACACTGTGGCTTTTGGCACTCCTAATTTTGATCAGATGAGGGGTAATAGAATATGCAAGCAG ATACCttggaatgatgatgatgaactgCTGACGGCTTGGAGGGATGCTAGGACAGGATACCCTTGGATTGATGCTATTATGGTTCAG CTCCGCAAGTGGGGTTGGATGCATCATCTAGCACGGCATTCTGTAGCATGTTTTTTGACTCGTGGAGATCTG TTTGTTCATTGGGAAAAGGGACGCGATGTCTTTGAAAGGCTTCTGATTGATTCGGATTGGGCAATCAACAATGGAAACTGGCTATGGCTTTCCTGTTCGTCATTTTTTTACCAG TATAACCGTATCTACTCCCCAATCTCATTTGGAAAGAAGTATGACCCAAATGGTGATTATATCAGGCATTTTCTTCCCATATTGAAAG TGGTTCTTCATGATACTGCAAGCAAAGAGTGCAGGAGGAAGATGGCTGAAGCATATGCATTGAACAAAGACTTGAATGGCATGGTGAGTGAAGAAGATATTAGAAActtaagaagaaaattgaagGAAGATCCAGAACAGGaagctaaaaataaaaggataagataa
- the LOC121246487 gene encoding cytochrome c oxidase subunit 5b-1, mitochondrial-like, whose product MWRRLFSTQLKTLAAAAATPPRSASLPTRSLVSPSASHFYLRYYSVSSAEGAVKKQVEDVMPIATGHEREELQAELEGRKVVDIDHPDGPFGTKDSPAVIKSYYDKRIVGCPGGEGEDEHDVLWFWLEKGKPHECPVCSQYFELEVVGPGGPPDGHGDDDHHH is encoded by the exons ATGTGGCGGAGACTTTTCTCTACCCAACTCAAAACCCTAGCTGCCGCCGCCGCCACCCCTCCTCGATCCGCTTCTTTACCGACCCGATCCCTCGTTTCTCCATCCGCCTCTCACTTCTATCTCCGCTACTACAGCGTCAGCTCCG cGGAGGGTGCAGTGAAGAAGCAGGTTGAAGATGTAATGCCGATAGCGACCGGGCACGAGCGTGAGGAGCTtcaagctgagcttgag GGAAGAAAAGTAGTTGATATTGATCATCCAGATGGTCCCTTCGGTACAAAG GATTCTCCTGCAGTTATCAAGTCCTACTATGACAAGAGAATAGTTGGATGCCCTGGAGGTGAAGGCG AGGATGAACATGATGTTCTCTGGTTTTGGCTGGAGAAAGGCAAGCCACATGAATGCCCGGTGTGCTCACAGTATTTTGAG CTGGAAGTGGTTGGACCTGGAGGACCTCCAGATGGACACGGTGACgatgatcatcatcactag
- the LOC121245496 gene encoding acyl-protein thioesterase 2-like gives MSYNTHSNIGSSSRSARTLEFGRTHVVRPKGKHQATIVWLHGLGDNGSSSSQLLESLPLPNVKWICPTAPTRPVTLLGGFPCTAWFDAGELSEDGSNDWESLDASAAHIANLLSTEPADVKVGIGGFSMGAAMALYSATCCTLGRYGNGNPYPVNLRAIVGLSGWLPGGRSLKSKIQSSHEAARRAAALPILLCHGTSDDVVLYKYGEKAAQSFSSAGFRHLTFKSYEALGHYTVPAEMEEMCHWLTPKLAL, from the exons ATGAGCTACAATACACATTCCAATATAGGCTCCA GTAGTCGAAGTGCAAGGACATTGGAGTTTGGAAGGACACATGTAGTGCGGCCGAAAGGAAAACACCAGGCCACCATAGTTTGGCTTCATGGACTCGGAGATAATGGCTCAAG CTCTTCCCAGCTCTTAGAATCACTTCCTCTTCCAAAT GTTAAATGGATCTGCCCAACTGCACCAACACGTCCTGTTACTTTACTTGGTGGTTTTCCTTGCACTGCAT GGTTTGACGCAGGAGAGCTTTCTGAAGATGGTTCAAATGATTGGGAGTCTTTAGATGCTTCTGCAGCACATATTGCAAACTTGTTATCAACAGAGCCAGCTGACG TTAAAGTTGGTATTGGAGGCTTTAGTATGGGTGCTGCAATGGCCCTTTACTCTGCAACTTGTTGTACTCTGGGAAGATATGGAAACGGTAACCCATATCCTGTCAATCTAAGGGCAATCGTTGGACTAAGCGGATGGCTTCCAGGGGGAAG GAGCttaaaaagcaaaatacaaagtTCACATGAGGCTGCAAGGCGTGCTGCTGCCTTACCCATTTTGCTTTGTCATGGAACAA GCGATGATGTTGTCCTCTACAAATACGGGGAAAAAGCAGCCCAGTCCTTCAGTTCAGCAGGATTTCGACACCTTACATTCAAATCCTATGAAGC gcTTGGTCATTACACGGTACCTGCAGAGATGGAGGAAATGTGCCATTGGCTGACTCCAAAACTGGCGCTGTAG
- the LOC121246268 gene encoding periodic tryptophan protein 2: MNYRFQNLLGAPYRGGNVAITSNNLLISPVGNRVTVTDLVKSQTVTLPVQSSSDICRLAVSPDGVFLLTVDGNNRCLLINLHRHVVLHRISFKHPVNALAFSPCGSRIAVATGKLLQIWRSPGFKKEFFPFELIRTFADFDDKVTALNWSPDSMYILAGSKDLTARLFSVNKIGVLKMKPFLFLGHRDTVVGTFLGIDKKTNRVNMVYTITRDCYMFSWEWSGVEGTLHESAGGSWEPDSPGTPEREMECGNVVKTKKRKGSDDAKDGNLEENGGYLSGGKWGLLRKDCFNQAPAKLTACDYHRGLDMMVVGFSNGVFGLYRLPDFVCIHLLSISREKITTAVFNEAGNWLTFGCAKLGQLLVWEWRSESYVLKQQGHYYDVTCVAYSPDSQLLATGADDNKVKVWTVSSGFCFVTFSEHTNAVTALHFMASNHCLLSASLDGTVRAWDLFRYRNFRTFTTPSSRQFVSLAADQSGEVICAGTLDSFEIFVWSMKTGRLLDILSGHEGPVHGLMFSPTNEILASSSWDRTVRLWDVFEGKGAVETFPHTHDVLTLVYRPDGRQLACSTLDGQIHFWDPIDGLLMYTIEGRRDISSGRLQKDRRSAANSTSGKYFTTLCYSADGSYIFAAGRSKFICMYDIADQVLLRRFQTTCNLSLDGVLDLLNSKNMTADGPLELIDDDVSDTEEGVDKQIRAKLDYDLPGTGANRGRPVVRTKCLRIAPTGRSFAAATAEGVLVYSIDESFIFDPADLDIDVTPEAVDAALNEDNPNTALILSLRLNEDALIKKCIFAVSPVDIPAVASSIPYRYVQRLIEAIADLVESCPHLEFILRWCQELCKANGNSIQQNSRNLLPALKSLQKAITRIHQDLADTCSSNEYMLRYLCSTSTTK; encoded by the exons ATGAACTACCGGTTCCAAAACCTCCTGGGAGCCCCCTACCGAGGAGGCAACGTGGCGATCACAAGCAACAACCTGCTCATCTCACCGGTGGGCAACCGAGTCACTGTCACTGACCTCGTAAAGTCCCAAACGGTAACCCTCCCCGTCCAATCTTCCTCCGACATATGCCGCCTTGCCGTCTCCCCAGACGGCGTTTTCCTCCTCACCGTTGACGGCAACAACCGCTGCCTCCTCATCAACCTCCACCGGCACGTCGTCCTCCACCGCATCTCCTTCAAGCATCCAGTGAATGCCCTCGCCTTCAGTCCCTGCGGGTCCCGCATCGCAGTCGCTACCGGTAAACTCCTCCAGATCTGGCGCTCCCCGGGCTTCAAGAAGGAGTTCTTCCCCTTCGAGCTGATCCGAACATTTGCCGATTTTGACGACAAGGTCACGGCGTTGAATTGGAGCCCCGACTCGATGTACATACTCGCCGGGTCGAAAGACTTGACGGCGAGGCTGTTTTCGGTCAACAAAATCGGTGTTCTCAAAATGAAGCCGTTTTTGTTTCTGGGTCATAGAGACACGGTAGTCGGTACATTTTTGGGAATCGATAAGAAGACCAACAGAGTTAATATGGTTTATACGATTACGAGGGATTGTTACATGTTCAGCTGGGAGTGGAGTGGCGTTGAGGGTACATTACACGAATCGGCAGGTGGGAGTTGGGAGCCGGACTCTCCGGGGACGCCGGAGAGGGAAATGGAGTGTGGGAATGTGGTGAAGACGAAGAAGAGGAAGGGTTCTGACGATGCTAAGGATGGTAATTTGGAGGAGAATGGTGGGTATTTGAGTGGAGGGAAATGGGGTTTATTGAGGAAGGATTGTTTTAACCAGGCTCCAGCGAAGTTAACAGCCTGTGATTATCACCGGGGCCTCGATATGATGGTGGTGGGTTTCTCAAATGGGGTTTTCGGGTTGTATCGGTTGCCGGATTTCGTTTGTATTCACTTGCTGTCGATATCTAGGGAGAAGATCACCACGGCAGTGTTTAACGAGGCAGGGAATTGGTTGACGTTCGGGTGTGCGAAGCTAGGGCAGTTGCTGGTGTGGGAGTGGCGGTCGGAGAGTTATGTGTtgaagcagcaggggcattactATGATGTGACTTGCGTGGCTTATTCTCCTGATTCCCAGCTTTTGGCTACCGGAGCGGATGATAACAAAGTCAAG GTGTGGACTGTTTCATCAGGCTTTTGCTTTGTAACATTCTCAGAGCACACTAATGCTGTGACTGCTCTCCATTTTATGGCCAGTAATCATTGCCTCTTAAGTGCATCTCTGGATGGGACTGTTCGTGCATGGGATCTGTTCCGTTATCGAAATTTTAGGACATTCACTACCCCTTCATCTCGGCAATTTGTTTCTCTTGCGGCTGATCAAAGTGGTGAAGTGATTTGTGCTGGAACTCTAGATTCATTTGAG ATCTTTGTTTGGTCAATGAAGACGGGTCGTTTGTTGGATATTCTTAGTGGTCATGAAGGACCTGTTCATGGACTGATGTTTTCTCCTACAAAT GAAATCTTAGCTTCTTCATCATGGGACAGAACTGTTCGGTTGTGGGATGTTTTCGAAGGGAAAGGTGCTGTTGAGACATTTCCTCATACACACGATGTACTTACGTTGGTTTATCGTCCAGATGGAAGGCAATTGGCTTGCAGCACATTAGATGGACAGATTCATTTCTGGGACCCAATCGATGGCTTGTTAATGTACACCATTGAAGGCCGTAGAGATATTTCTAGTGGTCGTCTTCAGAAGGATCGTAGATCTGCAGCTAATTCAACTTCAGGAAAGTACTTCACAACCTTATGTTACTCTGCTGATGGGAGTTATATCTTTGCTGCTGGGCGTAGCAAATTCATCTGTATGTATGACATTGCCGATCAG GTGTTGCTGCGACGATTTCAAACAACCTGTAATCTCTCTCTGGATGGAGTTCTCGACCTCTTAAACTCGAAGAATATGACAGCAGATGGCCCTCTGGAACTAATTGATGATGATGTGAGTGACACAGAAGAAGGTGTTGACAAACAAATCCGAGCGAAGTTAGATTATGATTTACCTGGAACTGGGGCCAACCGTGGAAGGCCTGTTGTTCGTACAAAATGCCTGAGAATTGCACCCACTGGGCGGAGCTTTGCTGCAGCAACGGCAGAGGGTGTGTTAGTTTATTCAATTGACGAATCCTTCATCTTTGATCCTGCAGACCTTGACATAGATGTTACACCGGAG GCAGTTGATGCAGCACTAAATGAAGATAATCCAAATACAGCTTTAATTCTTAGCCTTCGTCTAAATGAGGATGCGCTAATAAAAAAGTGCATTTTTGCTGTCAGTCCAGTAGATATACCAGCTGTTGCCTCATCAATCCCTTACAGATATGTGCAGAGGCTAATAGAAGCAATTGCGGATCTAGTAGAAAGCTGCCCGCATTTGGAGTTCATACTTCGATGGTGTCAG GAGCTATGCAAAGCCAATGGCAACTCTATTCAACAGAATTCTAGAAATCTGCTTCCTGCTTTAAAGTCTTTGCAGAAAGCAATCACCAGAATACATCAGGATTTGGCAGATACATGTTCTTCCAATGAATATATGCTTCGATATTTATGCTCCACAAGCACCACGAAATGA